The following coding sequences lie in one Pseudomonas syringae CC1557 genomic window:
- the ppk1 gene encoding polyphosphate kinase 1, which produces MNTEALIEAAVEVDVQEATPVVEPDIEVIPAIEAPAAVVPALVAPNLDDSSLYIHRELSQLQFNIRVLEQALDESYPLLERLKFLLIFSSNLDEFFEIRVAGLKKQITFAREQAGADGLQPHQALARISELVHGHVDRQYAILNDILLPELEKHQVRFIRRRHWTAKLKAWVRRYFRDEIAPIITPIGLDPTHPFPLLVNKSLNFIVELEGVDAFGRDSGLAIIPAPRLLPRVIKVPEDVCGPGDNFVFLSSMIHAHADDLFQGMKVKGCYQFRLTRNADLALDSEDVEDLARALRGELFSRRYGDAVRLEVADTCPKHLSDYLLKQFNLNESELYQVNGPVNLTRLFSITGLDSHPELQYPPFTPAIPKLLQNSENVFSVISKQDILLLHPFESFTPVVDLLRQAAKDPHVLAVRQTLYRSGANSEIVDALVDAARNGKEVTVVIELRARFDEESNLQLASRLQAAGAVVIYGVVGFKTHAKMMLILRREAGEIVRYAHLGTGNYHAGNARLYTDYSLLTSDDALCEDVGKLFSQLIGMGKTLRMKKLLHAPFTLKKGMLDMIARETQFALDGKPAHIIAKFNSLTDPKVIRALYKASQSGVRIDLVVRGMCCLRPGIAGVSHNIHVRSIIGRFLEHTRVFYFLNGGDEQMFLSSADWMERNLDKRVETCFPVEGKKLILRVKKELESYLTDNTHSWLLQSDGRYVRSTPTGNQNPRSAQATLLERLSNPVLSVR; this is translated from the coding sequence ATGAATACCGAAGCTCTCATCGAAGCCGCTGTTGAAGTCGATGTTCAGGAGGCAACACCCGTGGTTGAACCTGATATCGAAGTAATCCCGGCCATCGAGGCGCCTGCCGCTGTGGTGCCCGCCCTCGTCGCTCCGAACCTGGACGACAGTAGCCTGTATATCCACCGCGAACTGTCCCAGTTGCAGTTCAATATCCGGGTATTGGAACAGGCGCTCGATGAGTCCTACCCGTTGCTGGAGCGGCTGAAGTTTCTGCTGATCTTCTCCAGCAACCTCGATGAGTTCTTCGAGATTCGTGTCGCCGGTCTGAAGAAGCAGATCACCTTTGCCCGTGAGCAGGCCGGTGCCGATGGCTTGCAACCGCATCAGGCACTGGCCAGGATCAGCGAGCTGGTTCACGGTCATGTGGATCGTCAGTACGCGATCCTCAACGACATTCTGCTGCCTGAGCTTGAAAAGCATCAGGTGCGCTTCATTCGTCGTCGCCACTGGACCGCCAAGCTCAAGGCCTGGGTGCGTCGCTATTTCCGTGACGAGATCGCACCGATCATCACACCGATCGGGCTGGACCCGACGCACCCGTTCCCGTTGCTGGTCAACAAGAGCCTGAACTTCATTGTCGAGCTGGAAGGTGTCGATGCCTTCGGCCGCGACTCCGGTCTTGCGATCATTCCTGCGCCGCGCCTGCTGCCCCGCGTGATCAAGGTGCCGGAAGACGTCTGCGGGCCTGGCGATAACTTCGTGTTCCTGTCGTCGATGATCCACGCACACGCCGATGACTTGTTCCAGGGCATGAAGGTCAAGGGCTGCTATCAGTTCCGCCTGACCCGAAACGCTGACCTGGCGCTGGATTCGGAAGACGTGGAAGACCTGGCGCGTGCCCTGCGTGGCGAGCTGTTTTCACGTCGTTACGGCGATGCGGTACGCCTGGAAGTGGCTGATACCTGCCCGAAACACTTGTCGGATTACCTGCTCAAGCAGTTCAACCTGAACGAGTCCGAGCTGTATCAGGTCAATGGCCCGGTCAACCTGACGCGTCTGTTCAGCATTACCGGTCTGGACAGCCATCCGGAACTGCAATACCCGCCGTTCACGCCAGCCATCCCCAAGCTGCTGCAGAACAGCGAAAACGTGTTCAGCGTAATCAGCAAGCAGGACATTTTGCTGCTGCATCCATTCGAGTCATTTACGCCGGTGGTGGATCTGCTGCGTCAGGCGGCGAAAGACCCGCACGTCCTCGCCGTGCGCCAGACGCTGTATCGCAGCGGTGCCAACTCGGAAATTGTCGACGCGCTGGTGGATGCTGCGCGTAACGGCAAGGAAGTCACGGTGGTGATCGAGTTGCGTGCGCGTTTCGACGAAGAGTCGAACCTGCAACTGGCCAGTCGTCTGCAAGCTGCGGGCGCGGTGGTGATCTACGGGGTGGTCGGCTTCAAGACCCACGCCAAGATGATGCTGATCCTGCGCCGCGAGGCGGGCGAGATCGTGCGTTACGCGCACCTCGGGACCGGTAACTATCACGCTGGCAATGCGCGGTTGTACACCGACTACAGCTTGCTGACGTCCGATGACGCCTTGTGCGAAGACGTCGGCAAACTGTTCAGCCAGTTGATCGGCATGGGCAAGACCCTGCGCATGAAGAAGCTGCTGCATGCACCGTTCACGCTGAAGAAGGGCATGCTCGACATGATTGCCCGCGAGACGCAGTTCGCGCTCGACGGCAAGCCTGCGCACATCATCGCCAAGTTCAACTCGTTGACCGACCCGAAAGTCATCCGTGCGCTGTACAAGGCCAGTCAGTCCGGTGTGCGTATCGACCTGGTGGTGCGCGGCATGTGCTGCTTGCGTCCGGGGATTGCCGGGGTCTCGCACAACATTCATGTGCGCTCGATCATCGGCCGCTTCCTGGAGCACACGCGGGTGTTCTACTTCCTCAACGGCGGCGACGAGCAGATGTTCCTGTCGAGCGCTGACTGGATGGAGCGCAACCTCGACAAGCGTGTCGAGACCTGCTTCCCGGTGGAAGGCAAGAAGTTGATTCTGCGCGTGAAGAAGGAGCTGGAAAGCTACCTGACCGACAACACCCACAGCTGGCTGTTGCAGTCAGACGGGCGTTACGTGCGCAGCACGCCGACTGGCAATCAGAACCCTCGAAGCGCCCAGGCGACCCTGCTGGAGCGCCTGAGCAACCCGGTCCTCAGCGTACGCTGA
- the hemB gene encoding porphobilinogen synthase, with protein sequence MSFTPANRLFPLTRLRRNRRDDFSRRLVRENVVTVDDLILPVFVLDGENRRESIASMPGVERLSVDLLLKEAENWVALGIPALALFPVTPPEKKSLDGAEAWNPDGIAQRATRALRDRFPELGVITDVALDPFTTHGQDGILDEEGYVQNDITVDALVRQALSHADAGAQVIAPSDMMDGRIQAIRESLELAGHVNVRIMAYSAKYASAYYGPFRDAVGSSLNLGKANKASYQMDPANSNEALHEVAADLAEGADMVMVKPGMPYLDILHRVKDEFKVPTFVYQVSGEYAMHMAAIQNGWLSEGVILESLTAFKRAGADGILTYFAVRAAQLLKGQ encoded by the coding sequence GTGAGCTTTACCCCCGCAAACCGCCTGTTTCCTCTCACTCGTCTGCGCCGTAATCGCCGCGACGACTTTTCTCGTCGGCTGGTGCGTGAAAACGTGGTCACCGTTGACGATCTGATTCTCCCCGTATTTGTACTCGATGGTGAAAACCGTCGTGAATCCATCGCATCGATGCCCGGCGTCGAGCGTCTGAGCGTCGATCTGCTGCTCAAGGAAGCTGAAAACTGGGTCGCGTTGGGTATTCCTGCGCTGGCGCTGTTCCCGGTGACCCCGCCGGAAAAGAAATCTCTGGACGGTGCCGAAGCCTGGAACCCGGACGGCATTGCGCAGCGTGCCACCCGCGCCCTGCGTGACCGCTTTCCGGAGCTGGGCGTCATCACTGATGTGGCGCTGGACCCTTTCACCACCCACGGCCAGGACGGCATTCTCGATGAAGAAGGCTACGTGCAGAACGACATCACTGTCGACGCACTGGTCAGGCAGGCGTTGTCCCACGCCGATGCAGGTGCTCAGGTCATCGCGCCGTCAGACATGATGGACGGCCGTATCCAGGCCATCCGCGAGTCTCTGGAGCTGGCAGGGCATGTCAACGTTCGAATCATGGCCTACTCGGCCAAGTACGCCAGCGCCTATTACGGCCCGTTCCGCGATGCGGTGGGTTCTTCATTGAACCTGGGCAAGGCCAACAAGGCGTCCTATCAAATGGACCCGGCCAACAGCAACGAGGCGCTGCACGAAGTGGCGGCCGACCTTGCTGAAGGCGCTGACATGGTGATGGTCAAACCCGGCATGCCCTATCTGGACATCCTTCACAGGGTCAAGGATGAATTCAAGGTGCCGACCTTTGTCTATCAGGTCAGCGGTGAATACGCGATGCACATGGCAGCAATCCAGAATGGTTGGCTGAGTGAAGGGGTGATTCTCGAATCCCTCACTGCCTTCAAACGCGCAGGTGCCGACGGCATTCTCACTTATTTTGCCGTTCGTGCCGCTCAACTGTTGAAGGGGCAATAG